A region of Nitrospinota bacterium DNA encodes the following proteins:
- the lysA gene encoding diaminopimelate decarboxylase: MNAVKLFPFTGGELRIGGKSIRQIALRAGTPFYIYDAAILRRQYQRLAAALPENTFVHYSVKANPNINVARVFGKLGAGAEVASEGELAMALKAGFAPEKIIFAGPGKSEADIRMAVAKKIGCINVESAAELGRIITAASETKSARPVKIAFRVNLTFTGGAGEVMTGGPRKFGTDDTELPRLIKKALAEKRVEVMGFHCFAGTQITDTDTLGAMYRGFAQWAATTAAKLGMTVKTLNFGGGLGIPFGEKDRELDVKKLGAVIRDVRREILSTPNFAQTRLLLEPGRYLAGPAGIYVSRVTDVKTSRGRLYAITDGGIHHAIVPIALNKNYPAAILTKTKGRKVVECTVAGPLCASADQFSRIIKLSSPRIGDLLGIFNSGAYGYTAGMLYFLSHPLPAEVMADGARLFLIRKTARPDHGAASPERI, from the coding sequence ATGAATGCCGTAAAACTTTTCCCGTTCACCGGCGGGGAGCTTAGGATCGGCGGCAAGTCCATCCGCCAGATAGCGTTGCGCGCCGGTACCCCTTTCTATATATACGACGCCGCAATCCTGCGCCGGCAATATCAAAGGCTGGCGGCGGCCCTTCCGGAAAACACCTTCGTCCATTATTCGGTGAAGGCAAATCCGAACATAAACGTGGCGCGTGTGTTCGGCAAGCTTGGCGCCGGGGCGGAAGTGGCCTCGGAAGGCGAGCTTGCCATGGCGCTAAAGGCCGGGTTTGCCCCTGAGAAAATAATATTCGCCGGGCCGGGAAAGAGCGAGGCGGACATCCGGATGGCGGTGGCCAAAAAGATCGGCTGTATCAACGTGGAGTCGGCGGCGGAGCTTGGCAGGATCATAACGGCCGCCTCCGAGACGAAAAGCGCACGGCCCGTCAAGATAGCGTTCCGGGTGAACCTGACGTTCACCGGGGGGGCCGGCGAGGTGATGACCGGCGGGCCGCGCAAGTTCGGCACAGACGACACCGAGCTTCCGCGCCTGATAAAAAAAGCCCTGGCCGAAAAGCGGGTGGAGGTGATGGGATTCCACTGTTTTGCCGGGACACAGATAACCGATACGGACACTCTCGGCGCCATGTACCGAGGCTTTGCCCAGTGGGCCGCCACGACGGCGGCAAAGCTTGGGATGACGGTAAAAACATTGAATTTCGGCGGCGGGCTGGGGATTCCATTTGGCGAAAAAGACCGGGAGCTGGACGTGAAAAAGCTTGGCGCGGTCATACGGGACGTGCGGCGGGAGATTCTGTCCACCCCCAATTTCGCCCAGACCAGATTGCTTCTCGAACCGGGCAGGTATCTTGCCGGGCCGGCGGGGATTTACGTTTCACGCGTGACGGACGTGAAAACATCGCGCGGGCGGCTTTACGCCATCACCGACGGGGGGATACATCACGCCATCGTCCCGATAGCGCTCAACAAAAATTATCCGGCGGCCATCCTGACAAAAACAAAGGGGCGCAAGGTTGTTGAATGCACCGTGGCGGGCCCCCTGTGCGCCTCGGCGGACCAGTTTTCGCGCATCATAAAGCTCTCTTCGCCGCGAATCGGCGACCTTCTGGGAATATTCAATTCCGGCGCGTATGGCTATACGGCCGGAATGCTGTATTTCCTCTCCCACCCATTGCCCGCCGAAGTGATGGCGGACGGCGCAAGGTTGTTCCTGATACGAAAGACCGCCCGGCCGGACCATGGCGCAGCTTCCCCGGAGAGGATATAA
- a CDS encoding DUF484 family protein, translating into MKNEMVAQAVKMTNTQLRQYNSALRKNLRFLISCSTENEKTQQKMDEMEEVIFTAGDLKSLADSLITGGKKVFGMDAITVTLENSLISHFPAGYKEPGGGVFINSSNVSFRDSQWLSARLGESDEPSLRGDLRSGSSDFFNGSAAKLRSEAILPVYFEGRPVAAVAFGSKNPSRFMEGFGGRYLKRMARTLALKIGYFTAAGPETLVTNQVTSGGAAG; encoded by the coding sequence ATGAAGAATGAAATGGTGGCCCAGGCGGTGAAGATGACGAACACCCAGCTTCGCCAGTACAACTCCGCCCTGAGGAAAAACCTGCGGTTTTTGATCTCGTGCTCCACGGAGAACGAGAAGACCCAGCAGAAGATGGACGAGATGGAGGAGGTCATTTTCACGGCGGGGGACCTAAAGTCCCTGGCCGACTCGCTGATAACCGGCGGCAAGAAGGTCTTCGGCATGGACGCCATAACCGTGACTCTGGAAAACTCGCTGATCTCCCACTTCCCGGCGGGGTACAAGGAACCGGGAGGGGGCGTGTTCATCAACTCCTCCAACGTGTCGTTCCGGGACTCGCAATGGCTTTCGGCCCGTTTGGGCGAATCGGACGAGCCATCCCTGCGTGGGGACTTGCGGAGCGGGTCTTCCGACTTTTTCAACGGATCGGCGGCAAAACTGCGCTCCGAGGCGATACTGCCGGTGTACTTTGAAGGCAGGCCGGTGGCTGCGGTGGCGTTTGGAAGCAAGAATCCCTCGCGGTTCATGGAAGGGTTCGGCGGCCGTTATTTAAAGCGCATGGCCAGGACCCTGGCGCTGAAGATAGGATATTTCACGGCGGCGGGGCCGGAAACGCTGGTGACAAATCAGGTGACTTCAGGAGGCGCGGCGGGATAA
- the ftsZ gene encoding cell division protein FtsZ — translation MADFAETDDGQVFFDYADEAAENLHSAKIKVIGAGGGGGNAVRTMIQQGINGVEFIVANTDAQALKASPVPLKIQIGKQRTRGLGAGGRPEVGKAAAIEDEEAIKDFVKGADMVFVTAGMGGGTGTGAAPVIAQIAKEMGVLTVGVVTKPFSFEGKRRAENAEQGLVELRKSVDTLIVIPNQQLLGYVGKNMPANKAFETADGVLCRAVKGISDIITGVGLINLDFADVQTIMSQKGMALMGAGLATGDNRAVEAAQNAIHSPLLEDSTIEGAKGVLINVTGGPDLSLHEIHEAATYITDAADHEAEVIFGAVIDESMGDSVSVTVIATGFKSAQEIKRADEYRAAEMRIEPARRSEIRTGVSAALKITPAQDRLPAPQSIVQPFTEAQKVALPSLPPPPPRRQGLRVVNGDVNILDEDLDIPTFIRKHAD, via the coding sequence ATGGCGGATTTTGCCGAGACGGACGACGGACAGGTGTTTTTCGATTATGCGGACGAGGCCGCGGAAAACCTGCATTCGGCCAAGATCAAGGTGATCGGGGCCGGAGGCGGCGGGGGCAACGCGGTGCGCACGATGATCCAGCAAGGGATCAACGGCGTGGAGTTCATCGTGGCCAACACGGACGCGCAGGCGCTCAAAGCGTCGCCTGTGCCGCTGAAGATCCAGATCGGCAAACAGCGCACAAGGGGCCTTGGCGCGGGCGGCCGGCCGGAGGTGGGGAAGGCCGCGGCCATTGAGGACGAAGAGGCGATAAAGGACTTTGTCAAGGGGGCGGACATGGTGTTCGTCACCGCCGGGATGGGGGGCGGCACCGGAACCGGGGCAGCGCCTGTGATAGCGCAGATCGCCAAGGAGATGGGGGTGCTTACCGTGGGGGTGGTGACCAAGCCGTTCTCCTTCGAGGGGAAGCGCAGGGCTGAAAACGCCGAGCAGGGGCTCGTGGAGCTTCGCAAGAGCGTGGACACCCTCATAGTCATCCCCAACCAGCAACTGCTCGGGTATGTTGGCAAGAACATGCCGGCCAACAAGGCGTTTGAGACAGCCGATGGCGTGCTGTGCAGGGCCGTGAAGGGGATTTCGGACATCATCACCGGCGTGGGGCTCATTAACCTGGACTTTGCCGACGTGCAGACCATCATGAGCCAGAAAGGTATGGCTCTCATGGGCGCGGGGCTTGCCACGGGGGACAACAGGGCGGTGGAAGCGGCGCAGAACGCCATTCACAGCCCGCTTCTGGAGGACTCCACCATCGAGGGCGCCAAGGGTGTGCTCATCAACGTCACCGGCGGGCCGGACCTTTCGCTTCACGAGATTCACGAAGCCGCCACGTACATCACCGACGCGGCCGACCACGAGGCGGAAGTCATCTTCGGCGCCGTGATAGACGAGAGCATGGGCGACAGCGTCTCGGTGACGGTGATCGCCACCGGATTCAAGAGCGCGCAGGAGATAAAGCGGGCCGACGAGTACCGCGCCGCGGAAATGCGGATCGAGCCTGCCCGCAGGAGCGAGATACGCACAGGGGTGAGCGCTGCCCTGAAGATCACGCCGGCGCAGGACAGGCTCCCGGCTCCGCAGTCCATCGTCCAGCCGTTCACGGAGGCGCAGAAGGTGGCCCTGCCGTCGCTGCCCCCCCCTCCGCCGCGCAGACAGGGCCTTCGGGTGGTCAATGGCGACGTGAACATCCTCGACGAGGACCTGGACATACCGACCTTCATCAGGAAACACGCCGACTAA
- the ftsA gene encoding cell division protein FtsA yields MAKNRDLVVGLDIGTTKICCVIADVGGDGIDIIGLGSHPSQGLRKGVVVNIEATVESIKAAVEEAETMAGQEIESVYVGVAGGHIKGLNSHGVIAVKGSEVTQHDVERVIDAAKAVNIPMDREVIHVLPQEFIVDGQDGILKPIGMRGVRLEAKVHIVTAAVTSAQNIVRSVNRAGLEVDDIVVEQLASAEASLDDDEKEIGVGLVDMGGGTCDIALYIKGAIKAISVVALGGENITNDIAIGLRTPNHEAEKIKRQFGCALSTMVSDDEIIDVPGVGGREPRQVYRRVLAEIIEPRVEEIFMLVKREIELSGNLGHMASGLVLTGGTSILQGIPEIAEEIFNMPARRGFPRKISGLMDLVNSPQYATAVGLILHGAKDHKAGGRRQIKGRNMFDKVLGRMKEWVKDFF; encoded by the coding sequence ATGGCTAAAAACAGGGATTTGGTTGTTGGGTTGGACATCGGCACCACGAAGATCTGCTGTGTCATCGCCGATGTGGGGGGCGACGGGATAGACATCATCGGCTTAGGCTCCCATCCGTCGCAGGGACTGCGCAAAGGGGTGGTGGTGAACATCGAGGCCACGGTGGAATCCATCAAGGCGGCGGTGGAAGAGGCGGAGACCATGGCCGGGCAGGAGATAGAGTCCGTATATGTCGGCGTGGCGGGGGGGCATATAAAGGGGCTCAACAGCCACGGGGTTATCGCCGTAAAAGGGAGCGAGGTCACCCAGCATGACGTGGAGCGGGTGATAGACGCGGCCAAGGCTGTGAACATCCCCATGGACCGGGAGGTGATCCACGTGCTCCCGCAGGAATTCATCGTGGACGGCCAGGACGGGATATTAAAGCCCATCGGCATGCGCGGGGTTCGGCTGGAGGCCAAGGTGCACATCGTCACAGCCGCGGTCACCAGCGCCCAGAACATTGTGCGCTCGGTGAACCGGGCGGGGTTGGAGGTGGACGACATCGTCGTCGAGCAGCTCGCCTCCGCGGAAGCTTCGCTGGACGACGATGAAAAGGAAATAGGCGTGGGGCTTGTGGACATGGGTGGCGGCACCTGCGACATCGCCCTGTACATCAAGGGGGCGATAAAGGCCATATCGGTGGTGGCCCTAGGGGGTGAGAACATCACAAACGACATCGCCATCGGGCTTCGCACCCCCAACCATGAGGCGGAGAAGATCAAGCGGCAGTTCGGCTGCGCGCTTTCCACCATGGTTTCCGACGACGAAATCATCGATGTGCCCGGCGTGGGGGGGCGCGAGCCGCGGCAGGTGTACCGCCGGGTGCTCGCGGAAATAATCGAGCCGAGGGTGGAGGAGATATTCATGCTCGTAAAGCGGGAGATCGAGCTTTCCGGAAACCTGGGGCATATGGCCTCCGGCCTGGTGCTCACCGGAGGGACCTCCATATTGCAGGGGATCCCGGAGATCGCCGAGGAGATATTCAACATGCCGGCCCGGCGCGGATTCCCCCGGAAAATCAGCGGGCTTATGGACCTTGTGAACAGTCCGCAGTACGCCACGGCGGTGGGGCTGATCCTGCACGGGGCGAAGGACCACAAGGCCGGCGGGCGGCGCCAGATAAAGGGGCGCAACATGTTCGACAAGGTGCTCGGGAGGATGAAGGAATGGGTGAAGGACTTTTTCTGA
- a CDS encoding FtsQ-type POTRA domain-containing protein: MPVEANKTIITQIPEREKEGAGSAFATAFKAACATAAVILSLLAVYAGYEVVARNQIFTVSEVRITGAAVLKENDILKIIGPVDGKGLLGLDIKEIGARLASEPWVESVEIRRELPGSLAVSIKERTPLFRASISGAAWLVDGAGVLVAKMTGVDDTPLPALRGAALVGGEARPGGSLDERSVKDAHAALTGLAGYRLLGKWPVAGLDVSQPGIVKVMFKNSDTSLTVPRGKWSDVAERLFTVDHILRTKGGAEPVSINVAFPGRVVVAYPGKGTPQEGRKAGNG, translated from the coding sequence ATGCCGGTTGAGGCGAACAAGACGATCATTACGCAAATCCCGGAAAGGGAGAAGGAAGGGGCGGGGAGCGCCTTTGCCACGGCGTTCAAGGCGGCGTGCGCCACGGCGGCGGTGATCCTCTCGCTTCTGGCGGTGTACGCGGGATATGAGGTGGTGGCCCGCAACCAGATTTTCACCGTAAGCGAGGTGAGGATCACCGGGGCGGCGGTATTGAAGGAAAATGACATTTTAAAGATCATCGGCCCGGTGGATGGGAAAGGCCTCCTGGGGCTGGACATAAAGGAAATCGGCGCCAGGCTCGCCTCCGAACCGTGGGTGGAGAGCGTGGAGATAAGGCGCGAGTTGCCTGGTTCGCTGGCCGTCAGCATCAAGGAAAGGACGCCGCTGTTCAGGGCTTCAATCAGCGGGGCGGCGTGGCTGGTGGACGGCGCGGGAGTCCTTGTGGCCAAAATGACCGGAGTGGACGACACGCCCCTTCCTGCGTTGCGGGGCGCTGCCCTGGTGGGAGGCGAGGCCAGGCCGGGCGGCTCGCTGGACGAGCGGTCGGTCAAGGACGCCCATGCGGCCCTGACGGGGCTGGCCGGCTACAGGCTTCTGGGCAAGTGGCCGGTGGCCGGGCTGGACGTTTCCCAGCCGGGAATAGTGAAAGTGATGTTCAAGAACTCGGACACTTCGCTGACAGTCCCCAGGGGCAAATGGAGCGACGTGGCGGAAAGGCTTTTCACAGTGGATCACATACTCAGGACCAAAGGTGGCGCGGAGCCGGTTTCTATAAACGTGGCTTTTCCCGGAAGGGTGGTAGTCGCCTATCCGGGCAAGGGAACTCCCCAGGAAGGAAGGAAGGCTGGCAATGGCTAA
- a CDS encoding D-alanine--D-alanine ligase, with translation MNTEKAVNRLKGKRIGVLMGGMSSEREVSLKTGAAVLASLQRLGLAAVGIDADRGLCEKLKQEKVDIAFIALHGKYGEDGCVQGALELMGIPYTGSAVAASAIAMSKTLTKIICRSVGVPTPGWRTLMKKDFTPQSLSGVTAPVVVKPANAGSSIAVTICMSDDQIAPAVDLAFGEDEEVLIEDFISGTLITIGVLGDMTLPAVEIEPEGGFYDYARKYTPGLTKYHVPARLPQNILDEAAAHVLAAHRALGCKGVSRSEVIVDAQGRTWFIELNTLPGMTETSLLPKEAAQMGISFDDLTLTILMEAVADAG, from the coding sequence ATGAACACGGAAAAAGCTGTGAACAGACTTAAAGGAAAACGCATCGGCGTTCTTATGGGCGGAATGTCCAGCGAGCGCGAAGTGAGCCTTAAGACCGGCGCCGCCGTCCTGGCGTCGCTGCAAAGGCTCGGCCTTGCCGCGGTGGGGATAGACGCCGACAGAGGCCTGTGCGAAAAGCTCAAGCAGGAAAAAGTGGACATCGCCTTCATCGCCCTGCATGGCAAATACGGCGAGGATGGCTGCGTGCAGGGCGCCCTCGAGCTTATGGGCATACCCTACACAGGCTCGGCCGTGGCCGCCAGCGCCATCGCCATGAGCAAGACGCTGACAAAGATAATATGCCGGAGCGTGGGCGTTCCCACCCCCGGCTGGCGGACGCTTATGAAAAAGGACTTCACGCCCCAATCGTTGTCCGGCGTAACGGCCCCGGTGGTGGTAAAGCCGGCCAACGCCGGGTCGTCCATCGCCGTCACCATCTGCATGTCGGACGATCAGATCGCCCCGGCGGTGGACCTGGCTTTCGGCGAGGACGAAGAGGTGTTGATCGAAGATTTCATATCGGGAACCTTGATCACGATAGGAGTGCTGGGGGACATGACCCTTCCGGCGGTGGAGATAGAGCCGGAGGGCGGCTTTTACGATTATGCGCGCAAGTACACCCCGGGCCTGACGAAATACCACGTTCCGGCAAGGCTCCCTCAAAATATCCTCGACGAGGCGGCGGCGCATGTGCTCGCCGCGCACCGGGCGCTGGGATGCAAAGGAGTTTCGCGCTCCGAGGTGATAGTGGACGCGCAGGGGCGAACGTGGTTCATCGAGCTTAACACCCTGCCCGGAATGACGGAGACGAGCCTTTTGCCAAAAGAGGCCGCGCAGATGGGAATCTCCTTTGACGACCTGACGCTGACAATACTCATGGAGGCGGTGGCCGATGCCGGTTGA
- the murB gene encoding UDP-N-acetylmuramate dehydrogenase: MDTAIVEHNAPLAALTSFHIGGPAETLAWPAAQEQLAGYLRSGEVSLILGGGSNLLVSDRGVRGVTLGLAKGFSEIRFTPAPAGIVTAHVQGGAQLGRLVAEAYKRSLSGLEFAMGIPGTVGGALIMNAGARDNEMKDIADSVTVMTPDGKMVEMKKAECGFGYRSSSFPKGSVIVDCALKLKEGVKEEIHIKMRKNQLARKASQPLDLPSAGSVYKNPPGEYAGHLLETAGMKGYTVGGARVAEKHANFIVNLGWARAADVVAVMEEAERRVYSAFGVKLEREIRLAGEF, translated from the coding sequence ATGGACACGGCAATTGTGGAACACAACGCGCCGCTGGCAGCGTTGACGTCGTTTCACATCGGCGGCCCGGCGGAAACTCTGGCGTGGCCGGCCGCGCAGGAGCAACTGGCCGGGTATCTGCGCTCCGGCGAAGTGTCGCTGATCCTCGGCGGGGGATCGAATTTGCTTGTGTCCGACAGGGGAGTGCGTGGAGTGACCCTTGGGCTTGCGAAAGGTTTTTCGGAGATACGGTTCACACCGGCGCCGGCAGGGATTGTGACGGCGCATGTCCAGGGGGGCGCTCAATTGGGAAGGCTGGTGGCCGAAGCGTACAAGCGGTCGCTTTCGGGGCTGGAGTTCGCCATGGGCATTCCCGGAACGGTGGGCGGGGCGCTGATAATGAACGCGGGCGCAAGGGACAACGAGATGAAGGACATCGCCGATTCGGTGACAGTCATGACGCCGGACGGAAAAATGGTTGAGATGAAAAAGGCCGAGTGCGGATTTGGATACCGGTCATCTTCGTTCCCCAAAGGGAGCGTGATAGTGGACTGCGCCCTGAAGCTGAAGGAAGGTGTGAAGGAGGAGATACATATAAAGATGCGGAAAAACCAGCTTGCGCGGAAGGCAAGCCAGCCGCTGGACCTGCCTAGCGCCGGTTCGGTGTACAAAAATCCTCCGGGCGAATACGCCGGGCATCTGCTGGAGACGGCGGGGATGAAGGGATACACCGTTGGCGGAGCGCGGGTCGCTGAAAAGCACGCAAACTTCATCGTCAACTTAGGCTGGGCGAGGGCCGCCGACGTGGTGGCGGTGATGGAGGAAGCGGAGAGAAGGGTCTATTCGGCGTTCGGGGTGAAGCTTGAGCGGGAGATCCGGCTGGCCGGAGAGTTTTAG
- a CDS encoding UDP-N-acetylmuramate--L-alanine ligase: MNDIKRFGRTKTLHFVGIGGSGMSGVAEILLNMGYAVTGSDLSDSEAVRHLRNAGAKIEIGHAAANVGDADVVVVSSAVRADNPEVVEAKGRLIPVIPRAEMLAELMRMKHSVAVAGAHGKTTTTSMTAVTLARGGFDPTIIIGGRVDRFGSGAKLGQGDFLVAEADESDGSFLKLYPTIAIVTNIDAEHLDHYGSFEKIKDAFVEFINKTPFYGVTALCLDDAAVQEIIPRITKRFRTFGINSTADLTARDIKFSKFNSSFTVALNGKEIGRVNIAMPGVHNVYNALAAMSVGLELSMEPADIVAALDGFRGVQRRCQVKGEVNGVMVIDDYGHHPNEIRATLRAIKEGFADRRLIVVFQPHRYTRTRDQMDEFHKSFYDADELLITEIYAASEQPIEGVSGELIARGAAAHGKKRVKFTPDLDSALNTLLRTAAPGDIVLTLGAGSVTTLGDRFLMAYPESGGK; this comes from the coding sequence ATGAACGACATAAAGAGGTTTGGAAGGACCAAGACGCTCCACTTCGTGGGGATTGGCGGGTCGGGCATGAGCGGTGTGGCGGAGATACTGCTGAACATGGGATACGCCGTGACGGGCTCCGACCTGTCGGACTCGGAGGCGGTGCGCCATTTAAGGAACGCAGGCGCGAAGATAGAGATCGGCCACGCCGCGGCCAACGTGGGGGACGCGGATGTCGTTGTGGTCTCCTCGGCGGTGCGGGCGGACAATCCGGAGGTGGTGGAGGCCAAGGGAAGGCTTATCCCGGTGATCCCCCGGGCGGAGATGCTCGCCGAGCTTATGCGGATGAAACACTCCGTGGCGGTGGCGGGCGCCCACGGCAAGACCACCACCACATCCATGACGGCGGTGACCCTTGCGCGCGGAGGTTTTGACCCGACGATAATAATAGGCGGCAGGGTGGACAGGTTCGGCTCCGGAGCCAAGCTTGGCCAGGGGGATTTCCTTGTGGCCGAGGCGGACGAGTCCGACGGATCTTTCCTGAAGCTTTATCCCACCATAGCCATCGTCACGAACATAGACGCCGAGCACCTGGACCATTACGGGTCGTTTGAAAAAATAAAGGACGCGTTCGTGGAGTTCATAAACAAGACTCCGTTCTACGGCGTCACCGCGCTGTGCCTGGACGATGCGGCGGTGCAGGAGATCATCCCCCGGATAACAAAGCGGTTCCGCACGTTTGGCATCAACTCCACGGCGGACCTTACGGCGCGCGACATTAAATTCAGCAAGTTCAACTCGTCGTTCACCGTGGCGCTGAACGGCAAGGAGATCGGCAGGGTGAACATCGCCATGCCGGGGGTGCACAATGTGTACAACGCGCTGGCGGCCATGTCCGTCGGCCTGGAGCTTTCCATGGAGCCCGCCGACATAGTGGCCGCGCTGGACGGATTCCGCGGAGTGCAACGCCGCTGCCAGGTGAAAGGGGAGGTGAACGGCGTGATGGTGATAGACGATTACGGCCATCACCCAAACGAGATCCGCGCCACGCTTCGGGCCATTAAGGAAGGTTTCGCCGACAGGCGGCTCATCGTGGTGTTCCAGCCACACAGGTACACAAGGACGCGCGACCAGATGGACGAGTTCCATAAGTCTTTCTACGACGCGGACGAGCTTCTGATAACGGAAATATACGCCGCCAGCGAGCAGCCCATCGAGGGGGTAAGCGGCGAATTGATCGCCCGGGGCGCTGCGGCCCACGGCAAAAAAAGGGTGAAATTCACCCCCGACCTGGACAGTGCGCTCAACACGCTTCTGCGCACCGCCGCGCCGGGGGACATCGTGCTCACGCTTGGCGCCGGGAGCGTGACAACTCTTGGCGACAGGTTCCTTATGGCATATCCGGAATCCGGGGGAAAGTGA
- the murG gene encoding undecaprenyldiphospho-muramoylpentapeptide beta-N-acetylglucosaminyltransferase — MRLIITGGGTGGHVFPGVAVAREFMKRNAGNEILFAGAARGVETRILPAEGFAIRTLDVTGLKGKGLMDKALSVARLARSVRDGMKFISDFAPGAVLGVGGYASGPVGLAAAIRGIPLFIAEQNAAPGLTNRWLARFARKVFVTWPGSERRFPAGKGMVTGNPVRPEFFTTGRKRSDGRFLILAIGGSQGARSINRAMMEAVPALNEMKDQVAVVHQTGQTGLDDARKGYEKAQFPWTVEAFFNDMPQRLADADLVISRSGAGAVAEICAAGRGAVYVPFPFAADDHQTKNAEAMAAGGAAMIARDSEINGEFIRRAAGDFIKDGKRLAGMGAMAKAMAKPNAAAAIVDEIIKLAEAA, encoded by the coding sequence ATGAGGCTGATAATCACGGGCGGCGGCACCGGGGGGCATGTATTCCCCGGCGTGGCCGTGGCCAGGGAGTTTATGAAAAGGAACGCGGGGAACGAAATCCTCTTCGCCGGGGCGGCCAGGGGAGTGGAGACAAGGATATTGCCCGCGGAAGGATTTGCGATAAGGACGCTTGACGTGACGGGACTTAAGGGAAAAGGTCTGATGGACAAGGCGCTTTCAGTTGCCAGGCTTGCGCGCTCGGTGCGGGACGGGATGAAGTTCATCTCAGACTTTGCGCCCGGGGCGGTGCTGGGCGTTGGCGGATACGCCTCCGGCCCGGTGGGGCTGGCCGCGGCGATCAGGGGGATCCCGCTGTTCATCGCCGAACAGAACGCCGCGCCGGGGCTCACAAACCGCTGGCTTGCCAGGTTTGCAAGAAAGGTTTTCGTCACATGGCCCGGATCGGAGCGAAGGTTCCCGGCGGGAAAGGGGATGGTGACGGGCAATCCGGTCAGGCCCGAGTTTTTCACCACCGGGCGCAAAAGGAGCGACGGCAGGTTTTTGATCCTGGCCATAGGGGGGAGCCAGGGAGCCAGGTCCATAAACAGGGCAATGATGGAGGCTGTCCCGGCGCTAAATGAAATGAAAGACCAGGTGGCGGTTGTCCACCAGACGGGGCAGACAGGGCTGGACGATGCGCGCAAAGGATATGAGAAGGCGCAATTTCCATGGACCGTGGAAGCGTTCTTCAACGACATGCCGCAAAGGCTGGCCGACGCGGACCTTGTGATATCACGCTCCGGCGCCGGGGCCGTGGCGGAGATATGCGCAGCGGGCCGGGGGGCGGTGTATGTCCCGTTCCCGTTCGCCGCGGACGACCATCAGACGAAGAACGCGGAGGCCATGGCGGCTGGCGGCGCGGCGATGATCGCGCGGGACAGCGAGATAAACGGTGAATTCATCCGGCGTGCGGCCGGTGATTTTATAAAGGACGGAAAGCGGCTCGCCGGAATGGGGGCCATGGCCAAGGCCATGGCAAAGCCAAACGCGGCGGCGGCGATTGTGGACGAAATTATCAAGCTGGCCGAGGCGGCCTGA
- the ftsW gene encoding putative lipid II flippase FtsW produces MPVKQRPDYLVIACAMVLLGFGVVMIFSSSAIIAVEKYNDAYYFLKRQMMWASLGVIAMLLMMRLDYRMLRKYYYVIYIGVVLFLLLVFIPGVGVNVNGAHRWINLGLATVQPSEFAKLGLIIFFAAFLARKEAEGKLGDFIFGFAPSVAALLLVFVLIQLQPDLGTAVIVGLVAFSLFAVAGVRLAYLGGAILFAMPFLWAAVYNVGYRRRRLLSFLNPWDDLNDSGYQIIQSFVALARGGVWGSGLGNGRQKLFYLPEPHTDFIFSIIGEEMGLIGGLAVMAVFAVLAWRGIRIGLRTQDKFGSLLALGITFAITMQALFNVSVTIGLLPTKGLPLPFISLGGSALVMWMMSVGLLANISENGPGAAAGET; encoded by the coding sequence ATGCCGGTGAAACAGAGGCCAGATTACCTGGTGATAGCCTGCGCTATGGTCCTTCTGGGATTTGGCGTGGTGATGATCTTCTCAAGCTCCGCCATCATCGCCGTGGAGAAGTACAACGACGCCTATTATTTCCTCAAGCGGCAGATGATGTGGGCGTCGTTGGGGGTGATCGCCATGCTTCTTATGATGCGCCTGGACTACAGGATGCTGCGCAAATACTACTACGTGATCTATATAGGCGTCGTATTGTTCCTGCTGCTTGTTTTCATTCCCGGCGTGGGGGTGAACGTCAACGGGGCGCACAGGTGGATAAACCTGGGATTGGCCACGGTGCAGCCGTCCGAGTTCGCCAAACTGGGATTGATCATCTTCTTCGCGGCGTTCCTGGCCCGCAAGGAGGCGGAAGGGAAACTGGGCGACTTCATATTCGGCTTCGCTCCGTCCGTGGCGGCGTTGCTGCTTGTGTTCGTGCTCATCCAGCTCCAGCCCGACCTGGGGACGGCGGTGATAGTGGGGCTGGTGGCCTTCTCGCTTTTCGCGGTGGCGGGAGTGAGGCTTGCGTACCTGGGCGGGGCGATCCTGTTCGCCATGCCGTTCCTGTGGGCGGCGGTGTATAACGTGGGCTACCGGCGGCGCAGGCTTTTGTCGTTCCTCAATCCCTGGGACGACCTCAACGACAGCGGCTACCAGATCATCCAGTCGTTCGTGGCGCTGGCCAGGGGGGGCGTGTGGGGCTCCGGGCTGGGCAACGGAAGGCAGAAACTTTTTTATCTGCCCGAACCGCACACCGATTTCATCTTTTCCATCATCGGCGAGGAGATGGGGCTCATCGGGGGCCTGGCGGTGATGGCGGTGTTCGCGGTGCTCGCCTGGCGCGGCATCCGCATAGGGCTTAGGACGCAGGACAAATTCGGAAGCCTGCTTGCCCTTGGCATAACTTTCGCCATCACAATGCAGGCGCTTTTCAACGTGTCGGTGACCATCGGGCTATTGCCCACCAAGGGACTCCCGCTGCCGTTCATAAGCCTTGGCGGATCGGCGCTGGTGATGTGGATGATGTCGGTGGGGCTTCTGGCCAACATTTCGGAGAACGGGCCAGGCGCGGCAGCCGGCGAAACATGA